One window of the Leptospira ryugenii genome contains the following:
- a CDS encoding aminopeptidase P N-terminal domain-containing protein — translation MNDWKTELYKKRIKEVQKFLPDGALLLLFAANHKIRNRDVEYKFRQDSDFFYLTGIEEADGILFISKDKTGMFCLEKDKNKEIWTGIRLGKEKIKDALSLDQTFDLSSWETEKYKLIEGYHSLYYFFGYDRDRDASLLQLVREVSSRVREGKVAPSQIVEPSFLHEMRLYKTKEEIALLQKAAEITALGHTRIMKAVKPGMFEYELEAILEESYLSQGAWGGGYGHIVAAGKNACVLHYVSNNAEIAKDALILVDSGAEFRYYTADVTRVFPAGKKFSPVQAMVYEIVLAAQKNAIRLSVEGQEFNEIHVKTCRFLADCLIDMKLLKGSLDSVMESGAYRKFYMHRTGHYLGMDVHDVGTYYTNGKSRKLKNGQVITVEPGLYFDPNDETIPGEFRGIGIRIEDDICIQGKTPLNLTAMIPKEISDIEALRT, via the coding sequence ATGAACGATTGGAAAACGGAACTTTATAAAAAAAGAATCAAAGAAGTCCAAAAATTTTTACCCGATGGCGCATTACTACTGCTATTTGCTGCAAATCATAAAATTAGAAATCGAGATGTAGAATATAAATTTAGGCAGGATTCTGACTTTTTTTATTTAACTGGAATAGAAGAGGCAGATGGCATTTTATTTATTTCTAAAGATAAAACTGGGATGTTTTGTTTAGAAAAAGATAAAAACAAAGAGATATGGACAGGGATTCGCCTTGGAAAAGAAAAAATCAAAGATGCGCTTTCCTTGGACCAGACCTTTGACCTTTCTTCTTGGGAAACAGAAAAGTACAAGCTAATAGAAGGTTACCATTCATTGTATTATTTCTTTGGATATGATCGCGACCGGGATGCGTCTTTATTGCAACTAGTTCGAGAAGTTTCCTCTCGAGTGAGAGAAGGAAAAGTCGCTCCTTCTCAAATTGTGGAACCAAGTTTTTTGCATGAAATGCGATTGTACAAAACAAAAGAAGAGATAGCCCTTTTACAAAAAGCCGCAGAAATTACGGCCCTTGGCCATACCCGCATCATGAAGGCAGTGAAGCCAGGAATGTTTGAATATGAATTGGAAGCAATTCTGGAAGAGTCATACCTGAGCCAAGGAGCTTGGGGTGGGGGCTATGGTCACATTGTGGCTGCAGGTAAGAATGCCTGTGTCTTACACTATGTATCCAACAACGCAGAGATTGCCAAAGATGCCTTAATACTGGTCGATTCAGGAGCAGAGTTCCGTTATTACACAGCGGACGTAACTCGAGTATTTCCAGCTGGAAAAAAGTTTTCTCCCGTCCAAGCAATGGTTTATGAAATAGTTTTAGCTGCGCAAAAAAATGCAATACGACTCTCAGTAGAAGGCCAAGAATTTAATGAGATCCATGTAAAGACCTGCCGTTTTTTAGCAGATTGTCTAATCGATATGAAACTTCTGAAAGGGTCGCTTGATTCCGTCATGGAATCTGGAGCCTACCGCAAATTCTATATGCATAGAACAGGTCATTATTTGGGAATGGATGTACATGATGTCGGTACTTATTATACGAATGGAAAAAGTAGAAAGTTAAAGAATGGTCAGGTGATAACAGTCGAACCGGGACTCTATTTTGATCCCAATGATGAAACCATTCCAGGTGAATTTAGAGGTATAGGAATCCGCATTGAGGATGATATCTGCATACAAGGAAAAACCCCTCTCAATCTAACAGCGATGATTCCCAAAGAAATTTCTGACATTGAAGCATTGAGAACTTAG
- the waaF gene encoding lipopolysaccharide heptosyltransferase II — translation MKEKILILQTAFLGDLVLSTPFFRALRLLHPEAEIHLVCNLGTESILEGNPDLNAVFPIDKKGKHKGPWGFFQFALALREEGYSKVYAAHFSFRSSLLSWLTGAKERIGYQESGFAFLHTKKVPRPKMGMHEVDKLFSLCYDSTVDFPSGRNRRPFLYPRKADSDAFWKIANEWKLIPKSYIIIAPSSLWETKRMPEEKFVSLISYILRKRKESIVLVGSKADISIQQRIDQLLKIQPLKPKERQRLFSLIGKTSLGELAVWIERAKALVSNDSSPIHFASAFDIPTIMIYGATVPAFGYSSLSTKQRIMEVGGLSCRPCGIHGGRECPEAHFKCMLNQDPEKIFRSLNEIIGSKS, via the coding sequence ATGAAGGAAAAAATCCTTATACTGCAAACGGCTTTCCTAGGAGATTTGGTTCTCTCCACTCCTTTCTTCCGTGCCTTGCGTCTCTTGCACCCGGAAGCAGAGATCCACCTTGTTTGCAATTTAGGTACCGAGTCGATCTTAGAAGGAAACCCAGATTTAAATGCGGTTTTTCCCATTGATAAAAAGGGAAAACACAAAGGTCCTTGGGGCTTTTTTCAATTTGCTTTGGCTTTGAGAGAGGAAGGGTATAGCAAGGTGTATGCCGCTCACTTTTCCTTTCGTTCTAGTTTGTTAAGTTGGCTAACAGGCGCTAAAGAGCGAATTGGCTACCAAGAATCAGGTTTTGCCTTTCTCCATACAAAAAAAGTACCTAGACCGAAGATGGGTATGCATGAAGTTGATAAACTGTTTTCACTTTGCTACGATTCCACTGTAGACTTCCCTTCAGGGAGAAATCGACGGCCGTTTCTTTATCCGAGAAAGGCTGATTCGGATGCCTTTTGGAAAATAGCCAATGAATGGAAGTTAATCCCAAAATCATACATCATTATTGCTCCTTCTTCCCTTTGGGAAACAAAGAGAATGCCGGAAGAAAAATTTGTCTCTCTTATTTCATACATCCTACGGAAACGGAAAGAAAGCATAGTTCTTGTTGGATCAAAAGCGGACATCTCCATCCAACAAAGAATTGATCAACTATTAAAAATACAGCCCTTAAAACCTAAAGAGAGGCAAAGACTTTTTTCATTGATAGGGAAAACCAGCTTAGGTGAGTTAGCTGTTTGGATTGAAAGAGCCAAAGCCTTGGTATCCAATGATTCCAGCCCCATACACTTTGCCTCTGCATTTGACATACCCACAATTATGATCTATGGAGCTACTGTGCCAGCATTTGGTTATTCATCACTTTCAACTAAACAAAGGATCATGGAAGTAGGAGGGCTATCTTGTCGTCCTTGTGGGATACATGGCGGGAGAGAATGCCCAGAGGCTCACTTTAAATGTATGTTAAACCAGGATCCAGAAAAAATCTTTAGGTCCTTAAATGAGATCATAGGGAGCAAATCATGA
- a CDS encoding thiolase family protein, whose amino-acid sequence MTKVYIHSPSLSQFGKWNGNSLSLSTETAKLSLQSFDAQKIEFLIFASFAPEQYTKEFHLPTKILQNLGLQNAFCIRSETASSAGASAFQLGVNLILSGRYKHGMVLATEVMSQFNREENNLLLGSVLSRRQQQLRMSMAQGGAMITRRYLSMYGYQSSDLYFLSKKLHDNGLKNPIAQIKKNLSEKEYENQTMISSPLGLYDISPLSDGSAALVLSTDPSQISVKGMGHGTGKFLSSAEPSFSASVIAFQRAFAEAKIQAREINFAELHDAFTTFELIGAEDAGLIPRGKALQWVKEGLSHPEGQLPINASGGLKSRGHPIGASGLAQIVEICRFFPSRKEQRFALAHSIGGLATNNFATILERNS is encoded by the coding sequence ATGACTAAAGTTTACATTCATTCACCTTCCTTGAGTCAATTCGGTAAATGGAATGGAAACTCATTATCACTTTCAACAGAAACTGCGAAACTATCTCTTCAATCCTTTGATGCACAGAAAATCGAATTTCTCATATTTGCAAGTTTTGCTCCGGAACAATACACGAAGGAATTCCACCTTCCTACTAAAATATTGCAAAATCTTGGATTACAAAATGCGTTTTGTATCCGATCCGAAACTGCTTCCTCTGCGGGAGCTTCTGCCTTTCAATTAGGAGTGAATCTGATTCTCAGTGGCAGATATAAGCATGGAATGGTTTTGGCCACTGAGGTGATGTCACAGTTCAACCGAGAAGAAAACAATCTTTTGTTAGGTTCCGTTCTCTCAAGGAGACAACAACAATTGCGTATGTCCATGGCACAAGGGGGAGCCATGATTACGAGACGCTATTTAAGTATGTATGGTTACCAGAGTAGTGACCTTTATTTTCTCTCTAAAAAACTCCATGACAATGGTTTGAAAAATCCAATCGCACAAATCAAAAAGAATTTGTCGGAGAAAGAGTATGAAAACCAAACGATGATATCCTCTCCTTTGGGACTCTATGACATTTCCCCTTTATCCGATGGTTCAGCTGCGCTTGTACTTTCTACCGATCCAAGTCAAATCTCTGTAAAAGGGATGGGCCATGGGACAGGAAAATTTTTGAGTTCGGCAGAGCCTAGTTTTTCTGCGAGTGTGATTGCCTTCCAAAGAGCATTTGCGGAAGCAAAGATCCAAGCCCGCGAGATCAATTTTGCAGAATTGCATGATGCATTCACCACTTTTGAATTGATTGGAGCGGAGGATGCAGGTCTTATCCCGAGGGGAAAGGCCTTACAATGGGTGAAAGAGGGCCTTAGCCACCCAGAAGGGCAACTTCCTATCAATGCCTCTGGGGGCTTAAAGTCAAGAGGTCATCCTATCGGGGCCTCGGGCCTTGCACAAATCGTAGAAATTTGTCGTTTTTTTCCCAGTCGAAAGGAGCAAAGGTTTGCACTTGCGCACAGCATTGGTGGACTAGCTACTAACAATTTTGCTACGATTTTAGAAAGAAATTCATGA
- the bfr gene encoding bacterioferritin codes for MKGKKEILDILAEVLAAELTAINQYFIHAKLCKNWGYLELGDYLKKESIEEMKHADEVIERILYLDGIPDLQKYMKINVGQDVPSMLENDLQLEYSAVERLNRGIDVAVQCKDNGSRELLEKILVSEEEHIDWIETQQNVIKEIGLPNYLSQKLGDST; via the coding sequence ATGAAAGGTAAAAAAGAAATCTTAGACATCTTGGCGGAAGTGTTGGCTGCGGAGTTAACAGCGATCAATCAATATTTCATTCATGCAAAACTTTGCAAAAATTGGGGTTACTTAGAATTAGGTGATTATCTAAAAAAAGAATCCATAGAGGAAATGAAACACGCTGATGAAGTCATTGAACGCATCCTTTACTTAGATGGTATCCCTGACCTTCAAAAGTATATGAAAATCAATGTGGGACAGGATGTACCTTCCATGTTGGAAAATGACTTACAATTAGAGTATAGTGCAGTAGAGCGACTGAACCGAGGAATCGATGTAGCCGTTCAATGTAAAGACAATGGCTCAAGAGAGCTTTTGGAAAAAATATTGGTTTCAGAAGAAGAGCATATTGATTGGATCGAAACCCAACAAAATGTCATCAAAGAGATCGGTTTACCAAATTACTTGTCTCAAAAACTAGGAGATAGTACATAA